acagggggtcaaaggttcattgggacagttctttgatcttacagcatcccagaggtatctgtttgaacagggggaaggagagggatgttcttcttttgatcgtaatgtagcaggGAGATGATAACGGGAGATAACTGTTCTGGGATCCTTCTATCCCTTTGTTCGGACAGAAAGGGGAGAAAACCCCCCTTGGGGAATGTTTGCACATCCCAGTAGAAGGCAGACTCTTTGACTCCACGGACTGGTGAAGCCAAATGTTCTAAGTCCAGATCAACTTGGGGTTTAGTTCCCTACACCTATCCCACCAGAGTGGAAGAGAAGGATCACTGAGAAGCTCAACCAGATTCCGGATATTTTTGCACTCAGTGATATAGACTTTGGACGCACAGACAAGGTGAAACATCGCATAAAGCAACATGACGAAACTCCGTTTAATCATAGAGCCAGACCCATCCACCCGCAAGACATCGAAGCAATCCGACAACACCTAAGGGACCTTCTGGGGGCTGGTGTCATTCGTGAGTCTGAGTCGTCATTTTCATCACCAATCGTCGTGGTCCGTAAGAAGAATGGTGACATACGGTTGTGCATTGATTACAGAAAGCTCAACCTACAGACGGTTAAGGATGCCTATCCCTTGCCACACCTGGAAGAGTCTCTGTCCGCTTTGTCTGGTTCCAAGTGGTTCAGCGTTCGCGATTTAAAATCAGGATATTACCAGATCGAGATGAACGAAGCCGACAAAGCTAAAACCGCTTTTGTGACACCCATTGGATTTTGGGAATTCAATCGAATGCCCCAAGGAGTAACGAATGCTCCATCTACATTCCAGCGGTTAATGGAGAAGAGCATGGGTGATATCCATTTGAAAGAGgttcttgtttttattgatgatcTCATTATCTTCTCAGACACGTTGGAGGAACACGAGCAAAGGCTGCTGCGGGTATTACCTCGCCTAAAAGAATACGGTTTGAAGCTCTCTCCTGAGAAATGTAAACTGTTCCAGACGTCTGTTAAGTACCTGGGACATATTGTTTCGGAGAAGGGAGTagaaactgatccagataagATCCTTGCTTTGAAATCCTGGCCAATTCCAAGAACTCTGAAGGAAGTAAAGTCGTTTTTAGGATTCGCTGGATATTACCGGAGGTTCATCAAAGGGTACTCCGCCATTGCAAAACCCCTCAATGATTTGACGCGTGGCTATACACCTACCTCCAAAGCCCAGAAAAGGTCCAGTCCAGTTAAAACTCAGGACCCGAAACAGCCCGGAGAGCGATGGTCCCCTGTTTGTCAGCTTGCATTTGAAACACTCATTGAGAAATTAACCAGTTCCCCAGTCCTTGGTTTTGCTAACCCAAAGCTGCAATACATTTTACATACCGACGCTAGTAATATTGGGCTCGGCGCAGCGTTATATCAAGAACAAGAAGGTCAGCTGAGAGTGATCGCTTATGCCAGTCGGGGTCTGTCAGCAAGCAAGTCGAGGTATCCTGCACACAAATTAGAATTCCTTGCACTGAAATGGAGTGTATGCGAAAAGTTTCACGATTACCTGTACGGGGCCAACTTTGTGGTAGTGACGGACAACAACCCGCTTACCTACCTGTTAACAACAGCAAAGTTGGATGCCGCCAGTCACAGATGGCTTGCCGCCCTGTCCACCTACACTTTTAAGCTGCAATATCGAGCTGGGAAGCAGAACCTTGACGCCGACGCTTTATCTCGCCGTCCTCACAACCACCCTACTGACCTGACGGTACAGAAAGATTGGGACCTGATCAACCAGTTCCATGGAGAGCATGTCATTGAACTGGGTGAATTGGAAGAACTTGACCCAGACATTGTTTCCGCCATCTGCCATCGCTGTCTTGTCACCAGTCAGCCCAGTGGTTCGGGAGAGAGTACCATCGCCTTGGTCGAGTCCCTGAGCCTGTCGGCTAAAGCCATTCCTGACTGCTATGCCAGTGAAGACCTCCATGGCCTAACAGTTGTCCCTTCCCTGTCACACCTGAGCCTCAAGGAAAAGCAACGTGCGGATCCAGTGATAAGGGAGGTCATCCATCAGATGGAGACTGGGGAAATGGTTCCTCCAAGGCCAAGACAAGAACTCCCAGACCTTGTGCTGTTGATGAGGGAGCTGAACCGCCTCGAGTTGCGAGAAGACATCTTGTACCGGAGGAGGCGAGATGGGGACCAAGTCTCGTTCCAGCTAGTGTTACCAGAGGAGCTGAGGTCTGTAATCTTTACAAGCTTGCATGATGACATGGGACATATGGGCATTGAGCGGACCTTAGACCTTGTACGCTCCCGGTTTTTCTGGCCTCACATGGCATCTGATATTGAGACCAAGATCAAGACATGCAACCGCTGTGTGAGACGCAAGGCACTCCCAGAAAGATCAGCACCCCTTGTTAATATCAAGACCACTCGTCCTTTGGAGTTACTTTGCATGGACTACCTATCACTCGAACCAGATCAGagcaacaccaaaaacattctTGTCTTCACCGACCACTTTACAAAGTTTGCAATAGCCATTCTCACCGCCAATCAAAAGGCCAAGACGGTGGTAAAATGTCTATGGGAGAACTTCATCGTGTGCTACAGGATACCAGAACGACTCCACACTGACCAAGGGACAGACTTTGAGTCCAAGTTGATCAAAGAGCTTTGCCAACTCGCTGGGATTGTAAAGACCAGAACTACCCCTTACCATCCTCGGGGAAACCCAGTGGAGAGATTCAACCGAACCCTACTCAACATGCTGGGAACACTGAAACACGATGGAAGAACTATGTAAAACCATTAGTACATGCTTACAACTGCACCCGGAACGATGTAACCGGTTTTACACCATACGAACTAATGTTTGGCCGTTCACCGCGTCTTCCGGTAGATATGGCTTTTGACTTACCTGTGCGGGAACATCAGTTTACTTCTCATTCCCAGTACGTTGAGAACCTGCGGTCCAGACTTGAAGAAAGCTTTCGGCTAGCTTcgaaaaatgctgtgaaatcTGGCGAAAGAAATAAAGCTCGCTTCGATCAGCGAGTCACTCCATCAAGTCTGGAGGAAGGCGATCGAGTTTTGGTGCGTAATGTCAGACTTCGTGGAAAGCACAAGCTTGAGGACAAATGGTCATTTTAAGGCGTGCGGGAGACCTTCCCGTGTACACCGTGCAGCCCGAGAACAGGGCAGATGGACCTACACTTACGCTACACAAAGAGTTACTTCTCCCGTGTTCTTTCCTGCCAGCGTGTGTCAACCCAGATCCGGCATCAGTAACACCACCACGTCGTCTTCAGACCCGGAGCCAGAAACCAGTCAGTATTGATCACATTGAAGACCTTGTTGAGgaggtggatggatggaatgtACCTCAAGTCTCGATCCAGCCAGCCACATTCCGATTCCATAATTTTCCTGCCGAACACTCTTCAGAATTCAGTCTTCAGCCTTTAACCAGGGCTGCTGGTTCACCAATGCCCTCTGTGGTTCCTGTCTCCTCAACTGTACACTTACCTGCCGATGAGTCTGAAGCTTCTCTACCTGTGGGAGAAGAGCCTGAGCCTGGTGAATACTTATCTGAACCTGAAGATGCACCACTTACCTGTGTTCCTGAACATACACCTGTTGAAGAACCAGTGCTCCCTGACCCAGCAGAGACATCTCCCGGTCAAAGGGAGCAATTGGTTAGTCCTGCTCCAATATCTGTTGAAGCTGTAAACTCACCTCATGACGTTACGGAATCAAATCCTGTCGTTAGACGTTCTAGTCGGCAGCG
This is a stretch of genomic DNA from Gouania willdenowi chromosome 2, fGouWil2.1, whole genome shotgun sequence. It encodes these proteins:
- the LOC114476724 gene encoding uncharacterized protein LOC114476724, with protein sequence MNEADKAKTAFVTPIGFWEFNRMPQGVTNAPSTFQRLMEKSMGDIHLKEVLVFIDDLIIFSDTLEEHEQRLLRVLPRLKEYGLKLSPEKCKLFQTSVKYLGHIVSEKGVETDPDKILALKSWPIPRTLKEVKSFLGFAGYYRRFIKGYSAIAKPLNDLTRGYTPTSKAQKRSSPVKTQDPKQPGERWSPVCQLAFETLIEKLTSSPVLGFANPKLQYILHTDASNIGLGAALYQEQEGQLRVIAYASRGLSASKSRYPAHKLEFLALKWSVCEKFHDYLYGANFVVVTDNNPLTYLLTTAKLDAASHRWLAALSTYTFKLQYRAGKQNLDADALSRRPHNHPTDLTVQKDWDLINQFHGEHVIELGELEELDPDIVSAICHRCLVTSQPSGSGESTIALVESLSLSAKAIPDCYASEDLHGLTVVPSLSHLSLKEKQRADPVIREVIHQMETGEMVPPRPRQELPDLVLLMRELNRLELREDILYRRRRDGDQVSFQLVLPEELRSVIFTSLHDDMGHMGIERTLDLVRSRFFWPHMASDIETKIKTCNRCVRRKALPERSAPLVNIKTTRPLELLCMDYLSLEPDQSNTKNILVFTDHFTKFAIAILTANQKAKTVVKCLWENFIVCYRIPERLHTDQGTDFESKLIKELCQLAGIVKTRTTPYHPRGNPVERFNRTLLNMLGTLKHDGRTM